A genomic region of Pseudomonas frederiksbergensis contains the following coding sequences:
- a CDS encoding TonB-dependent receptor domain-containing protein: protein MKLPRLALTLSLLPAGQLLADTFEREQALKLPDVLISANRQVEARNDSSAANTVFTREDIDRLQPSSVTDLLSRVPGVQVSQSGGRGSLPGIYIRGTGSAQSLVLVDGQRIGNSTSGDSNLQHLNIQQIERVEVLRGSRSVIYGSDAIGGVIQIFTRRSTESGLQPRVHMGFGSNQTWERSLGLSGGDAQTRFNLGASLDDTAGINRTHESYPSDDDHDAYRNKSLSLSLSHAFNDDIEAGLNILDNRGKSEFDNPFGRYDMSTGNSVQQKPYNDFTVSSFSSYVDARINDAWKSRVELGHSENREETFDTLSDDHSVFNTYRNSLNWQNDLTLNRQNSLILGGDWYEDRVNSSTPFDEDSRWNRAVFIQHRFQAQNFSTELGLRRDQNQQFGGQNSWSGTFTLPLNPDNDVLLSYSEGFRAPTFNDLYYPDFSNPNLKPETSKSYEVQWRSQLSETSRLEASLYRTDLEDAIIFGSHSRPENIASARINGFEAALKQEAFGWQSNLGVSIIDPRDRDSGHTLARRARRTLSLDLDRQFDRLGLGATWQAVSSSYDDKDNRQPLGGYALLGLRSSWALNHQITLEMKVDNLLNKDYSRALYEHDGSQYRYREEGRALMFGVTWMPQL, encoded by the coding sequence ATGAAACTCCCCCGCCTCGCGCTGACGTTGAGCCTTTTGCCTGCCGGTCAGCTTTTGGCTGACACCTTCGAGCGCGAGCAAGCCCTGAAACTGCCCGACGTACTGATCAGCGCCAACCGTCAGGTCGAAGCGCGCAACGACAGCAGCGCCGCCAACACCGTGTTTACCCGTGAAGACATCGACCGCCTGCAACCGAGCAGTGTGACGGACCTGCTGAGCCGGGTGCCCGGCGTACAGGTCTCGCAAAGCGGCGGACGCGGCAGCCTGCCGGGGATTTACATTCGTGGTACCGGCTCGGCACAAAGCCTGGTACTGGTGGACGGCCAACGCATCGGCAACTCGACGTCCGGCGACAGTAATCTGCAGCACCTGAACATCCAGCAGATCGAGCGTGTGGAAGTGCTGCGCGGTTCACGCTCGGTGATCTACGGCAGCGACGCGATTGGCGGGGTGATTCAGATCTTTACCCGTCGCAGCACCGAATCGGGGTTGCAACCGCGCGTGCACATGGGCTTTGGCAGCAACCAGACCTGGGAGCGCAGCCTGGGCTTGTCCGGGGGTGACGCGCAAACCCGCTTCAACCTCGGCGCCAGCCTCGATGACACCGCCGGGATCAATCGCACTCACGAATCCTATCCCAGCGATGACGACCACGATGCCTATCGCAACAAGTCCCTGAGCCTAAGCCTGAGTCATGCCTTCAATGACGATATCGAGGCCGGCCTGAACATCCTCGATAACCGTGGCAAGAGCGAGTTTGACAACCCGTTCGGTCGCTACGACATGAGCACCGGTAACAGCGTCCAGCAAAAGCCCTACAACGATTTCACCGTGAGCAGTTTCAGCAGTTATGTCGACGCACGCATCAACGATGCGTGGAAGTCCCGCGTGGAACTGGGCCACAGCGAAAACCGCGAAGAAACCTTCGACACGCTCAGCGACGATCACAGCGTGTTCAACACCTATCGCAATTCGCTGAACTGGCAGAACGACCTGACACTGAACCGGCAGAACAGCCTGATTCTTGGCGGCGATTGGTACGAAGACCGGGTCAATAGCAGCACACCGTTCGACGAAGACAGCCGCTGGAACCGCGCGGTGTTTATCCAGCATCGCTTCCAGGCGCAAAACTTCTCCACCGAACTGGGTCTGCGGCGCGATCAGAATCAGCAGTTTGGTGGCCAGAACAGTTGGAGCGGCACCTTCACCCTGCCGCTGAACCCGGACAACGACGTGTTGCTGAGCTACAGCGAAGGCTTCCGCGCGCCGACCTTCAACGACCTCTACTACCCGGACTTCAGCAACCCGAACCTGAAACCCGAAACCTCGAAAAGCTACGAGGTGCAGTGGCGCAGTCAACTGAGCGAAACCAGTCGGCTGGAAGCCTCGCTGTACCGCACCGACCTTGAAGACGCGATCATCTTCGGCAGCCATTCACGCCCGGAAAACATCGCGTCGGCACGGATCAATGGTTTCGAAGCTGCCCTCAAGCAGGAGGCGTTCGGCTGGCAGAGCAACCTCGGCGTTTCGATCATCGACCCACGGGATCGCGACAGCGGCCACACGCTGGCTCGTCGTGCACGACGGACCTTGAGCCTGGATCTGGACCGTCAGTTTGATCGACTTGGCCTCGGCGCCACCTGGCAAGCAGTGAGCAGCAGTTATGACGACAAGGACAACCGTCAGCCGCTGGGCGGTTACGCCCTGCTAGGATTACGCAGCAGTTGGGCGTTGAATCACCAGATCACGCTGGAGATGAAAGTCGATAACCTGCTGAACAAGGATTACAGCCGCGCGCTCTACGAGCATGACGGTAGCCAGTACAGGTATCGCGAAGAAGGTCGGGCGTTGATGTTTGGGGTGACCTGGATGCCGCAGCTCTGA
- a CDS encoding cobalamin-binding protein, translating to MRRWLAVLLLAINGSAVAVERVVSLAPSLSEIVVELGSADLLVGVLDAGERPAELKSIPSVGRYGQLDMERLLSLKPDLLLLWPGSVGPAQREQLSRLGIPTFIAEPHNLKQLTRQIETIARQLGRPERGRTLAVDLRRQLDDLRQRYQRKDPLRVFYQVWDQPLYTVGGGQIISDALEVCGAHNVFADMTLPAPQVSVESVLSRNPQVILAGSQAQLDAWKAWPQMTAVAQKQLLLVTDKGLERPSGQMIAATAKLCQLIAPQR from the coding sequence ATGCGCCGCTGGCTGGCGGTTCTGCTGCTGGCCATCAATGGTTCGGCAGTCGCGGTAGAGCGGGTGGTCAGTCTCGCGCCGTCACTCTCGGAAATCGTCGTTGAGCTGGGCTCGGCCGACCTGCTGGTGGGCGTGCTCGATGCTGGCGAGCGTCCTGCAGAACTCAAATCCATCCCTTCCGTTGGCCGTTACGGTCAGTTGGACATGGAGCGCCTGCTCAGTCTCAAACCGGATCTGTTGTTGCTCTGGCCCGGCAGTGTCGGTCCGGCGCAGCGTGAGCAACTGAGTCGACTGGGCATTCCGACCTTTATCGCCGAACCGCATAACCTCAAGCAACTGACCCGCCAAATTGAAACGATAGCCAGGCAGCTCGGCCGACCCGAGCGTGGGCGCACGCTTGCGGTTGATTTGCGCAGGCAGCTCGACGATTTACGCCAGCGCTATCAACGCAAAGATCCGCTTCGGGTGTTTTATCAGGTCTGGGATCAGCCGCTCTACACCGTGGGCGGCGGGCAGATCATCAGCGATGCGCTTGAGGTGTGCGGAGCGCACAACGTGTTTGCCGACATGACCTTGCCGGCGCCGCAGGTCAGTGTGGAGTCGGTGCTTTCGCGTAATCCCCAGGTGATCCTCGCCGGCAGCCAGGCGCAGCTCGACGCCTGGAAAGCCTGGCCACAGATGACGGCGGTGGCTCAGAAGCAGTTGTTGCTGGTGACGGATAAAGGCCTGGAGCGGCCGAGCGGGCAGATGATCGCGGCGACCGCCAAGCTTTGCCAGTTGATCGCCCCGCAGCGCTAA
- a CDS encoding MFS transporter: MTRGQVRRRLSVNWWQYLALALLPLLVINGVFGQSEAFLPVLAMPFFIAGVASMFVSLRFFGGYKHALIATQKALDTPEEPAAWAALAAKRRLAFLVAALPAWIGALAVFVGLEAVPLVLLALSTTVLFYLYRIPRQLG; this comes from the coding sequence GTGACTCGCGGTCAGGTCCGGCGGCGACTGTCCGTCAACTGGTGGCAATACCTGGCGCTGGCCTTGCTGCCGCTGCTCGTGATCAACGGCGTGTTCGGCCAGAGCGAGGCGTTTTTACCCGTGCTGGCGATGCCGTTTTTCATTGCCGGGGTGGCCTCGATGTTTGTCAGCCTGCGGTTTTTCGGCGGCTACAAACACGCCTTGATCGCTACCCAGAAAGCCCTCGATACCCCGGAAGAACCCGCTGCCTGGGCTGCCCTGGCGGCTAAACGCCGTCTGGCATTCCTCGTCGCTGCCTTGCCGGCCTGGATCGGTGCACTGGCGGTGTTTGTCGGCCTCGAAGCGGTGCCTTTGGTCCTGCTGGCGCTGTCGACCACGGTGCTGTTCTACCTTTACCGTATTCCGCGTCAACTCGGCTGA